A stretch of the Enterobacter mori genome encodes the following:
- the comJ gene encoding competence protein ComJ, with protein sequence MSDKYIQTVDLLISHSQILLRSRDYDEKLSQWGKGNISQGAVLHKDYVIFDPLPEDAFGANVNIKLENIFKLDENAQRCIVVPFTVTDQHKLQVASATEKFDLNIDLNDQTYSLFYEICEGDEIYYNFTLVPTKEAIVAKFLLDDPWGE encoded by the coding sequence ATGAGTGATAAATATATACAAACAGTAGATCTACTGATTTCGCATAGTCAAATATTGTTACGATCTAGAGACTATGACGAAAAGCTTAGTCAGTGGGGGAAAGGTAACATTTCTCAAGGTGCTGTGCTTCACAAGGATTATGTTATATTCGATCCATTGCCAGAGGATGCATTTGGAGCAAACGTCAATATTAAACTAGAGAACATTTTCAAATTAGATGAAAATGCTCAACGCTGCATTGTCGTGCCATTTACCGTTACGGATCAACATAAGCTGCAAGTCGCTTCAGCAACTGAGAAGTTTGATTTAAACATAGATTTAAATGATCAAACCTATTCACTCTTTTATGAGATTTGTGAAGGGGATGAAATTTACTATAATTTCACTCTTGTACCGACAAAAGAAGCAATTGTTGCGAAGTTTTTGCTGGATGATCCTTGGGGGGAATAA
- a CDS encoding RHS repeat-associated core domain-containing protein, with translation MSDNNAARKGDEIIHSSIFADITSIVAEGAAYAVIGAAVGAAATVAAPLLGAGAAAAGVAAIGSSCLLSGIIGGVLANVAGITDDISNAAEGLGNALFPPSPAGKITTGSNNVLTNAIPAARAAGTLTPADTPSPEPQSPGSFADYAGMLLSAAGQFGSEMWQPSVASAAAGTSPLEEDKVACDKHSGPQYLAEGSKSVFINGQPAVRAKDRTTCEGTVSDDVSPNVIIGGDTLTVRDIKSGKTPGLALGMIALSLLRGRPGKILKNMPCALAAAGGGMLADMAVNAVFGSSHPVHAATGVKVLNDDDELDFSLPGRFPLRWQRSYNSLTTREGLFGLGWATTFDSYLALEEANATWFDETGRELSFELPPVDRAFYSISEGIIIRRNESGDVAIADDDGAVWRLYKPTRANPSILRLASLSDEYGNVLLTEWDEQGRLVGLHDEPRAIDVTLRYEDERFPHRVTAASYFDGSQTWPLMQWGYDARGQLASATDASGVVTREYRYNEHGLMVWHRMPGGLESEYRWKKLDHWRVVENRTSTGDGCRFSYDLAAGLTTVEHYDGQTRRHYWNAQNLIVRYVDERGENWRYEWDDNELLTRRIDPLGNAVTFVYDEMGNRVQETDADGNTRTTTWLEHRALPAAIIEADGSATRFWYDEHHGLKRVVDPMGQTTQLRRDAFGQVVEEVDAAGNSRYQEYNEAGQIVRATDCSGRMTRYRYHPLGWLAAEVSADGEETRYRYDAAGRPVQLDRPEGWTESLKWNERGLPVKHAGADGKESEFRYDEAGRLTATRNTQGEEVRRRWDSRGRLIALENENGEAYQFRWGADSLLLEEIGLDGVASQYRYDACGHTIARTFAAGHPEAITHAFAWSASGQLVARTTPEGQTRYHYTPSGLLSRIGLHPALSADAWTTEAEQELAFDYDALGRVTREAGEHGELAWEYDALGNRTSVTLPDGRELKQFYYGSGHLLSIALDKLSVSDFTRDELHRETSRTQGLLTTRSEYDRLGRLHRRDVFTGNAQRPSPRRWSRRWDYDYRNNLVREERDDNPFSWYRWQYDSAGRLLVQDGTLPGQEQWRWDAAGNPLEGSAEKVTHNRLTQLNGIRWRYDVHGRTVEKDNGQTRWHYRYDGEHRLTEVISQPRDRNRPQTQVSFRYDPLGRRISKTRRQMLGGQPAGKPVTTRFVWEGFRLLQEVHGDVPLTYVYSDQESYDPLARIDGVDAPEIFWFHCQPNGTPERMTDVEGQVRWEGVNSAWGKLLRESETQLSGYSQNLRMQGQYLDRETGLHYNLFRYYDPDCGRFTQQDPIGLAGGINLYKYTVNPLTWIDPLGLAGCTLTKSKSKNYEYVLKLKRSEYPATFGHISDAIDLGHAKVVTIQRGTAKSNRKTSLKNIKTKPGYDRDEWPMAMFKEGGDGASVRYIDPSDNRGAGSSIGNVLSELPDGTRIKVEVI, from the coding sequence ATGAGCGATAACAACGCGGCCCGTAAGGGCGACGAGATTATTCACTCCAGCATTTTTGCGGACATCACCAGCATTGTGGCGGAAGGTGCCGCCTATGCGGTGATCGGTGCGGCGGTAGGCGCAGCAGCAACCGTTGCGGCACCATTGCTGGGGGCGGGGGCGGCGGCAGCAGGCGTGGCGGCGATTGGGTCCAGCTGTCTGCTAAGCGGCATCATCGGCGGCGTGCTGGCGAACGTCGCGGGGATCACCGACGATATCAGCAACGCCGCGGAAGGGTTAGGCAATGCGCTTTTCCCGCCGTCGCCTGCGGGTAAAATCACCACCGGTTCGAATAACGTTCTGACCAATGCGATCCCCGCCGCGCGTGCGGCTGGCACGCTGACGCCCGCCGATACGCCGTCCCCTGAGCCCCAGTCGCCGGGCAGCTTCGCGGATTATGCGGGCATGCTGCTTTCCGCTGCCGGACAGTTTGGCAGCGAAATGTGGCAGCCGAGCGTGGCCTCTGCCGCCGCGGGAACCTCGCCGCTGGAAGAAGACAAGGTAGCCTGCGATAAACACTCCGGGCCGCAGTATCTGGCGGAAGGCTCCAAAAGCGTCTTTATCAACGGGCAGCCCGCGGTGCGCGCGAAAGATCGCACCACATGCGAAGGCACCGTTTCCGACGATGTCTCCCCGAACGTGATCATCGGCGGTGACACGCTGACGGTCCGTGATATCAAAAGCGGTAAAACGCCGGGCCTGGCGCTGGGGATGATTGCGCTCTCTCTGCTGCGCGGGCGTCCGGGTAAAATTTTGAAAAACATGCCCTGTGCGCTGGCGGCGGCAGGCGGCGGGATGCTGGCCGATATGGCGGTCAACGCCGTGTTTGGCTCCTCGCACCCGGTCCACGCCGCCACCGGCGTGAAGGTGCTGAATGACGACGATGAGCTCGATTTCTCGCTGCCGGGGCGCTTCCCGCTTCGCTGGCAGCGCAGCTACAACAGCCTGACCACCCGCGAAGGGCTGTTTGGTCTGGGCTGGGCAACCACTTTTGACAGCTATCTGGCGCTGGAAGAAGCCAACGCTACCTGGTTCGACGAAACCGGGCGCGAGCTGAGCTTCGAGCTGCCGCCTGTCGACCGCGCGTTTTACAGCATCAGCGAAGGCATCATTATCCGCCGCAATGAGAGCGGCGACGTGGCGATTGCTGACGATGACGGCGCGGTATGGCGTCTGTATAAACCGACCCGGGCGAATCCATCTATTCTGCGTCTGGCCTCCCTCAGCGACGAATACGGCAACGTGCTGCTGACGGAGTGGGACGAGCAGGGCAGGCTGGTTGGTCTTCACGACGAGCCGCGGGCGATAGACGTCACCCTGCGCTATGAAGATGAGCGCTTCCCGCATCGCGTTACCGCTGCCAGCTATTTCGACGGCAGCCAGACATGGCCGCTGATGCAGTGGGGCTACGACGCGCGCGGCCAGCTGGCGAGCGCGACGGATGCCTCCGGCGTGGTGACGCGTGAATACCGTTATAACGAACACGGCCTGATGGTCTGGCACCGGATGCCGGGCGGTCTGGAGAGCGAATACCGCTGGAAAAAACTCGATCACTGGCGCGTGGTGGAAAACCGCACCAGCACCGGCGACGGCTGCCGCTTTAGCTATGATTTAGCCGCCGGGCTGACGACCGTTGAGCATTACGACGGTCAGACGCGCCGCCACTACTGGAACGCGCAAAATCTCATTGTCCGCTACGTTGACGAGCGCGGTGAAAACTGGCGCTACGAGTGGGATGACAACGAACTTCTGACGCGTCGCATCGATCCGCTCGGAAACGCCGTCACCTTCGTCTATGACGAAATGGGCAACCGGGTGCAGGAGACCGATGCCGACGGCAATACGCGCACTACCACCTGGCTTGAGCATCGCGCGCTTCCCGCGGCCATTATCGAGGCCGACGGCAGCGCCACGCGATTCTGGTACGACGAACATCACGGGCTCAAGCGCGTGGTGGACCCGATGGGGCAGACGACGCAACTGCGCCGGGACGCGTTCGGCCAGGTCGTTGAAGAGGTCGATGCCGCCGGAAACAGCCGCTACCAGGAGTACAATGAGGCCGGGCAGATCGTCCGTGCGACGGACTGTTCCGGGCGAATGACCCGCTACCGCTATCATCCGCTGGGCTGGCTGGCGGCTGAAGTTAGCGCCGACGGCGAAGAGACGCGTTACCGCTACGACGCCGCAGGGCGTCCGGTACAGCTCGATCGTCCTGAAGGCTGGACGGAATCGCTCAAATGGAACGAACGTGGCCTGCCGGTTAAGCATGCAGGCGCTGACGGGAAAGAAAGTGAGTTCAGATACGATGAGGCGGGGCGTTTAACCGCAACGCGTAATACCCAGGGCGAAGAGGTGCGTCGCCGCTGGGACAGCCGCGGGCGTCTGATTGCCCTGGAAAACGAAAACGGCGAAGCATATCAGTTCCGCTGGGGTGCAGACTCTCTGCTGCTGGAAGAGATAGGGCTCGATGGCGTGGCCTCGCAGTATCGCTACGACGCCTGCGGGCACACGATAGCGCGCACGTTTGCCGCCGGACATCCGGAGGCCATCACCCACGCCTTCGCCTGGAGCGCGAGCGGCCAGCTGGTCGCCCGCACCACGCCGGAAGGGCAAACCCGCTACCATTACACCCCTTCCGGGCTGCTGAGCCGGATTGGGCTGCACCCTGCGCTTTCAGCCGACGCATGGACCACCGAGGCAGAGCAGGAGCTCGCCTTTGACTATGACGCGCTTGGTCGCGTCACGCGCGAGGCCGGCGAGCATGGCGAGCTGGCGTGGGAGTATGACGCGCTGGGCAACCGCACCTCAGTCACGCTCCCTGATGGCCGCGAGCTGAAGCAGTTTTACTACGGCAGCGGACATCTGCTCAGCATTGCTCTCGATAAGCTGTCGGTCTCTGATTTTACCCGTGACGAACTCCACCGCGAGACCAGCCGCACCCAGGGGCTGCTGACCACCCGCAGCGAATACGACCGCCTTGGCCGACTGCATCGTCGGGACGTCTTTACGGGCAATGCCCAGCGTCCGTCGCCACGCCGCTGGTCCCGCCGCTGGGATTACGACTATCGCAATAACCTGGTGCGGGAAGAGCGGGACGATAACCCGTTCAGCTGGTATCGCTGGCAGTACGACAGCGCCGGGCGTCTGCTCGTTCAGGACGGTACGCTGCCTGGCCAGGAGCAGTGGCGCTGGGATGCGGCCGGTAACCCGCTCGAAGGCTCTGCTGAGAAGGTCACGCATAACCGCCTGACGCAGCTGAACGGCATTCGCTGGCGCTATGACGTCCACGGCCGCACCGTGGAGAAGGATAACGGCCAGACGCGCTGGCACTACCGCTACGACGGCGAGCATCGCCTGACGGAAGTCATCAGCCAGCCGCGGGACCGCAACAGGCCGCAAACGCAGGTCAGCTTCCGCTACGATCCACTCGGGCGACGCATCAGCAAAACGCGACGCCAGATGCTGGGCGGACAGCCAGCCGGCAAGCCGGTCACCACCCGGTTTGTCTGGGAAGGGTTCCGTCTGCTGCAGGAGGTGCACGGGGATGTGCCGCTCACCTACGTTTACAGCGATCAGGAGAGCTACGATCCGCTGGCGCGTATCGACGGCGTTGATGCCCCGGAAATCTTCTGGTTCCACTGCCAGCCGAACGGCACGCCGGAGCGGATGACGGATGTCGAAGGGCAGGTGCGCTGGGAAGGGGTAAACAGCGCCTGGGGCAAGCTGCTGCGGGAAAGCGAGACGCAGCTATCAGGATATTCCCAGAACCTGCGGATGCAGGGGCAATACCTGGACCGTGAGACAGGGCTGCACTACAATCTGTTCCGGTATTACGACCCGGACTGCGGAAGGTTTACGCAGCAGGACCCGATAGGGCTGGCGGGGGGGATAAACTTATATAAATATACTGTTAACCCTCTTACCTGGATAGATCCACTGGGATTAGCTGGTTGCACTTTAACAAAATCGAAGTCAAAAAATTACGAATACGTTTTGAAATTGAAACGCTCTGAATATCCTGCAACGTTTGGTCACATATCAGATGCGATCGATTTAGGACATGCAAAGGTTGTAACAATCCAACGAGGCACTGCAAAATCTAACAGGAAAACGAGTCTTAAAAATATCAAAACTAAGCCGGGATACGATCGTGATGAATGGCCTATGGCGATGTTTAAAGAAGGCGGTGATGGTGCTAGTGTAAGATATATAGATCCTAGCGACAACCGTGGTGCAGGTTCAAGCATTGGTAATGTTTTATCAGAACTGCCAGATGGAACAAGAATAAAAGTTGAGGTAATTTAA
- a CDS encoding DUF1795 domain-containing protein encodes MKYTLQEGSFSLFPAAWQDNSMNIIRDDESGLSVVVSRGIIPDGSDYEQEFHRQWDVLRPQMGEIAQSEFRNVKAGPDGKISGLEVETTFDRNGQRLWQKQLAVQTPGKPVLMIFTLSALRAFTEEDEVRWSALKQSLTLNDSRNV; translated from the coding sequence ATGAAATACACCCTCCAGGAAGGTTCGTTTTCCCTATTTCCTGCTGCCTGGCAGGATAACAGCATGAACATCATTCGCGATGACGAAAGCGGACTGTCCGTGGTGGTTAGCCGCGGCATTATTCCGGATGGCAGCGACTACGAGCAAGAGTTTCACCGCCAGTGGGATGTGCTGCGTCCTCAGATGGGTGAGATCGCTCAGAGCGAATTCCGGAACGTCAAAGCCGGGCCTGACGGAAAAATTAGCGGGCTGGAAGTTGAGACCACGTTTGACCGTAACGGGCAGCGCCTGTGGCAAAAACAGCTGGCCGTTCAGACGCCGGGCAAACCGGTATTGATGATTTTCACCCTCTCGGCACTCAGAGCATTCACTGAAGAGGACGAGGTGCGGTGGAGCGCGCTTAAGCAGAGTCTGACGCTAAACGACAGCCGGAATGTGTAA
- a CDS encoding type VI secretion system Vgr family protein, with product MLNRITVQLPVEGLLFWKLTGREAMSESFALTLTLLGTDARIDRSKLLGQPVTVTIPTQSLLTPRYINGKVTRVAVSAVELTGTRYAVYQLTVEPDLWPMKRDRNLRIFQGQTVPQIVKTLLGEHQVNLEDKLTGSYRVWDYCVQYQESSLDFISRLMELEGIAYHFSHEADKHTLVLTDAATQHQPFSGYEVIPYHQTPSGGSTDEEGISQWALEDSVTPGIYSLDDYDFRKPNAWLFQAQQNPASPKPGSIDVYDWPGRFVETGHAEFYARIRQERWQVEHQQIQATATAAGIAPGHIFTLTNAPFFSDNGEYLVTAVGYHFEENRYASGEGETIHRTDFSVIPASVSYRPAQSTAWPRTYGPQTAKVVGPQGESIWTDKYGRVKVKFHWDRLAKGDDTSSCWVRVSSAWAGQGYGGVQIPRVGDEVVVDFINGDPDRPIITGRVYNDASMPPWALPAAATQMGFMSRTKDGSVDNANALRFEDKAGAEQVWIQAERNLDTSVKNDESHSVGGARSHYVKKNELHRVEANQTQAVKGGTEILTGKGKLDAAVEQYVIASGTKLRLVSGESAIELNANGKINLIGKEFNFFVEGDGHITTGGKLHLNTSGTKPGTTAPGSGHKGDIDAAVQAKFTPPEE from the coding sequence ATGCTCAACCGAATTACCGTTCAGCTCCCGGTGGAGGGGCTTCTGTTCTGGAAACTGACGGGCCGCGAGGCCATGTCCGAGTCGTTCGCGCTGACGCTGACGCTGCTCGGCACGGACGCGCGCATCGACCGCAGTAAGCTGCTGGGCCAGCCGGTCACGGTGACCATCCCGACGCAAAGCCTGCTCACCCCCCGCTATATCAATGGCAAGGTGACGCGCGTGGCGGTGAGCGCCGTTGAGCTGACGGGCACCCGCTATGCGGTGTACCAGCTGACGGTGGAGCCTGACCTGTGGCCGATGAAGCGCGACCGTAACCTGCGTATTTTCCAGGGTCAGACGGTGCCGCAGATTGTGAAAACCCTGCTGGGTGAGCACCAGGTCAACCTCGAAGACAAACTCACCGGCAGCTACCGGGTGTGGGACTACTGCGTGCAGTATCAGGAGTCCAGCCTGGACTTCATCAGCCGCCTGATGGAGCTTGAAGGGATTGCCTATCACTTCAGCCACGAGGCGGACAAACACACCCTGGTGCTGACCGATGCCGCCACCCAGCACCAGCCGTTCAGCGGCTACGAGGTGATTCCTTACCACCAGACGCCGTCCGGTGGCAGTACGGATGAAGAGGGCATCAGCCAGTGGGCGCTGGAGGACAGCGTCACGCCGGGGATTTACAGCCTTGATGATTACGACTTCCGCAAGCCGAACGCGTGGCTGTTCCAGGCGCAGCAGAACCCGGCGTCGCCGAAGCCGGGCAGCATTGATGTGTACGACTGGCCGGGGAGATTTGTCGAGACGGGACATGCAGAGTTTTATGCCCGTATTCGTCAGGAGCGCTGGCAGGTGGAGCATCAGCAGATTCAGGCGACGGCCACCGCGGCAGGCATTGCGCCGGGGCACATCTTTACCCTGACTAACGCGCCGTTCTTCAGCGATAACGGCGAGTATCTGGTGACGGCCGTGGGCTACCACTTCGAGGAGAACCGCTACGCGAGCGGCGAGGGGGAAACCATTCACCGCACCGATTTCAGCGTTATCCCGGCATCGGTGTCTTATCGTCCGGCGCAGAGCACGGCATGGCCTCGCACCTACGGTCCTCAAACCGCGAAGGTTGTCGGGCCGCAGGGGGAGAGTATCTGGACGGATAAGTATGGCCGCGTGAAGGTGAAGTTCCACTGGGACCGCCTGGCGAAGGGCGATGACACCAGCTCCTGCTGGGTACGCGTGTCGAGTGCCTGGGCGGGTCAGGGCTACGGCGGGGTACAAATCCCGCGTGTCGGCGATGAGGTGGTGGTGGACTTTATCAACGGCGACCCGGACCGCCCGATTATTACCGGGCGCGTGTACAACGACGCGAGCATGCCACCGTGGGCGCTGCCGGCGGCGGCGACGCAGATGGGCTTTATGAGCCGCACCAAGGATGGTTCCGTGGACAATGCCAACGCCCTGCGCTTTGAGGACAAGGCGGGCGCAGAGCAGGTGTGGATCCAGGCCGAGCGCAATCTCGATACCAGCGTCAAGAATGATGAATCTCACAGCGTCGGCGGGGCGCGCAGCCATTATGTGAAGAAAAATGAACTGCATCGTGTGGAAGCGAACCAGACTCAGGCCGTGAAGGGCGGAACCGAGATCCTGACGGGTAAAGGCAAGCTGGATGCTGCGGTGGAACAGTATGTGATCGCCTCGGGCACGAAGCTGCGGCTGGTATCCGGTGAGAGCGCCATTGAACTCAACGCTAACGGCAAGATTAACCTGATCGGCAAAGAGTTTAACTTCTTCGTGGAGGGGGATGGCCATATCACGACGGGCGGTAAGCTGCATCTGAATACGTCAGGCACAAAACCGGGCACAACGGCACCGGGTTCCGGGCATAAAGGGGATATTGATGCGGCAGTGCAGGCGAAATTTACGCCTCCTGAAGAATAA